A genome region from Hippopotamus amphibius kiboko isolate mHipAmp2 chromosome 1, mHipAmp2.hap2, whole genome shotgun sequence includes the following:
- the MAGOH gene encoding protein mago nashi homolog yields the protein MESDFYLRYYVGHKGKFGHEFLEFEFRPDGKLRYANNSNYKNDVMIRKEAYVHKSVMEELKRIIDDSEITKEDDALWPPPDRVGRQELEIVIGDEHISFTTSKIGSLIDVNQSKDPEGLRVFYYLVQDLKCLVFSLIGLHFKIKPI from the exons ATGGAGAGTGATTTCTATCTGCGATACTACGTGGGTCACAAGGGCAAATTTGGCCACGAATTCCTGGAGTTTGAGTTCCGACCCGATG GGAAATTGAGATATGCCAACAACAGCAATTACAAAAATGATGTCATGATCAGAAAAGAG GCTTATGTACATAAAAGTGTGATGGAGGAACTGAAGAGAATAATTGATGACAGTGAAATTACCAAAGAGGATGATGCTTTGTGGCCTCCTCCTGACCGAGTGGGCCGGCAA GAGCTTGAAATTGTCATTGGAGACGAACACATTTCCTTCACAACATCAAAAATTGGTTCCCTTATTGATGTCAATCAATCCAA GGATCCAGAAGGCTTACGAGTATTTTATTATCTTGTCCAGGACCTGAAGTGTTTGGTCTTCAGTCTTATTGGATTACACTTCAAGATTAAGCCAATCTAG
- the CZIB gene encoding CXXC motif containing zinc binding protein isoform X3, translating into MKCGNCGEISEKWQYIRLMDSVALKGGRGSASMVQKCKLCSRENSIEILSSTIKSYNAEDNEKFKTIVEFECRGLEPVDFQPQAGFAAEGVESGTVFSDINLQEKDWTDYDEKAQESVGIYEVAHQFVKC; encoded by the exons ATGAAATGTGGCAACTGTGGTGAGATTTCAGAGAAGTGGCAGTACATTCGGCTGATG GACAGCGTGGCACTGAAGGGAGGCCGTGGCAGTGCCTCCATGGTCCAGAAGTGCAAGCTGTGTTCGAGGGAAAACTCCATTG AGATTTTGAGCAGCACCATCAAATCTTACAAT GCCGAAGACAACGAGAAGTTCAAGACGATAGTAGAGTTTGAGTGCCGAGGACTTGAACCAGTCGATTTCCAGCCCCAG GCCGGGTTTGCTGCTGAAGGTGTGGAATCGGGGACAGTCTTCAGTGACATTAATCTGCAGGAGAAG gaCTGGACTGACTACGATGAAAAGGCTCAGGAGTCTGTGGGAATCTATGAGGTTGCCCACCAGTTTGTGAAGTGCTGA
- the CZIB gene encoding CXXC motif containing zinc binding protein isoform X2, protein MGMKCGNCGEISEKWQYIRLMDSVALKGGRGSASMVQKCKLCSRENSIEILSSTIKSYNAEDNEKFKTIVEFECRGLEPVDFQPQAGFAAEGVESGTVFSDINLQEKDWTDYDEKAQESVGIYEVAHQFVKC, encoded by the exons ATGGGG ATGAAATGTGGCAACTGTGGTGAGATTTCAGAGAAGTGGCAGTACATTCGGCTGATG GACAGCGTGGCACTGAAGGGAGGCCGTGGCAGTGCCTCCATGGTCCAGAAGTGCAAGCTGTGTTCGAGGGAAAACTCCATTG AGATTTTGAGCAGCACCATCAAATCTTACAAT GCCGAAGACAACGAGAAGTTCAAGACGATAGTAGAGTTTGAGTGCCGAGGACTTGAACCAGTCGATTTCCAGCCCCAG GCCGGGTTTGCTGCTGAAGGTGTGGAATCGGGGACAGTCTTCAGTGACATTAATCTGCAGGAGAAG gaCTGGACTGACTACGATGAAAAGGCTCAGGAGTCTGTGGGAATCTATGAGGTTGCCCACCAGTTTGTGAAGTGCTGA
- the CZIB gene encoding CXXC motif containing zinc binding protein isoform X1, whose product MGKIALQLKATLENVTNLRPVGEDFRWYLKDSVALKGGRGSASMVQKCKLCSRENSIEILSSTIKSYNAEDNEKFKTIVEFECRGLEPVDFQPQAGFAAEGVESGTVFSDINLQEKDWTDYDEKAQESVGIYEVAHQFVKC is encoded by the exons ATGGGG AAAATCGCGCTGCAGCTCAAAGCCACTCTGGAGAATGTAACCAACCTTAGGCCAGTGGGCGAGGACTTCCGGTGGTACCTGAAG GACAGCGTGGCACTGAAGGGAGGCCGTGGCAGTGCCTCCATGGTCCAGAAGTGCAAGCTGTGTTCGAGGGAAAACTCCATTG AGATTTTGAGCAGCACCATCAAATCTTACAAT GCCGAAGACAACGAGAAGTTCAAGACGATAGTAGAGTTTGAGTGCCGAGGACTTGAACCAGTCGATTTCCAGCCCCAG GCCGGGTTTGCTGCTGAAGGTGTGGAATCGGGGACAGTCTTCAGTGACATTAATCTGCAGGAGAAG gaCTGGACTGACTACGATGAAAAGGCTCAGGAGTCTGTGGGAATCTATGAGGTTGCCCACCAGTTTGTGAAGTGCTGA